Proteins co-encoded in one Dehalogenimonas sp. WBC-2 genomic window:
- the clpB gene encoding ClpB protein encodes MKQEKFTEQAQEAVAASQMLVRQYQHNQWDVEHLLMALLTQEKGLVGEIIKELGADADAIKTEVDAALSKVPKLGYEAQQIYPTPRIIQVGQEASQEAARLKDEFIGTEHIFIAIAAEAKGLSAAILKSFGIDKEKVYLALQKIRGSHRVTDARAESKYRSLEKYSRDLNELGQKGKLDPVIGRDMEIRRVMQILTRRTKNNPVIVGESGVGKTAIAEGVAQKIVDGDVPSSLKGRRVMALDMGSLLAGAKFRGEFEERLKAVMDEVRSSAGEIVLFIDEIHTLVGAGAAEGAIDASNMLKPALARGELQVIGATTSDDYRKYIEKDKALERRLQPVFVDEPNIEDAIEILKGLRPRYEAHHKIKISDAAVEAAVRLSQRYISDRHLPDKAIDLIDEAASKLRLDSESTPPEIREQEKHLQQMEAEEEAASQRNDYAKAAELKSERLRLEEEHKTARDAWIAEEKISGEVTEENIAQLIANWTGIPVSQMLEAEAQKLVNMEDRIHERFVDQDEAVIAVAEAIRRSRAGLKDPRRPIGSFLFLGPTGVGKTELARSLAWFLFGDETAMVRIDMSEYQERHTMSRMIGAPPGYIGFEEGGQLTEAVRKRPYRVILLDEVEKAHPEVFNVLLQLLDDGRLTDGHGRTVDFKNTVVIMTSNAGVETIRRESRLGFVTGAGDNREGYEKMRDKVMAEVRKAFRPEFINRIDEIIVFHELGEEQLRHIVDLMAKDVEERLADMAIGLQITEAAKGWLAKMGYDPVYGARPLRRAIEKYVENPLATRILKGDFKEGSTIVVDLAGEELIFKAGTVAGVEKSPPKKQKRARKKAE; translated from the coding sequence ATGAAGCAAGAGAAATTCACCGAACAGGCACAAGAAGCTGTTGCTGCTTCTCAGATGCTGGTGCGCCAATACCAGCACAATCAGTGGGATGTGGAACATTTGCTGATGGCGCTGCTGACACAGGAAAAAGGGTTGGTCGGCGAGATCATTAAGGAGCTTGGTGCCGATGCTGACGCTATCAAAACCGAAGTCGACGCCGCCCTGAGCAAGGTTCCCAAACTGGGCTATGAGGCGCAGCAGATATATCCCACGCCCCGTATCATCCAGGTAGGGCAAGAGGCGTCACAGGAGGCTGCCAGACTCAAGGATGAATTTATCGGCACAGAGCATATTTTTATCGCCATTGCCGCTGAGGCAAAAGGTCTGTCAGCTGCCATTCTGAAGAGTTTTGGCATTGATAAGGAAAAGGTCTATCTGGCGCTGCAAAAGATACGCGGTAGTCACCGAGTCACCGACGCCCGTGCTGAGAGCAAGTATCGCTCGCTGGAAAAATACTCCCGTGATCTGAATGAATTGGGACAAAAGGGCAAGCTGGATCCCGTCATCGGCCGCGACATGGAGATCCGGCGCGTGATGCAGATTCTTACCCGGCGCACCAAGAATAACCCGGTCATTGTCGGTGAGTCCGGTGTGGGCAAAACGGCCATTGCCGAAGGAGTAGCTCAGAAGATTGTGGACGGTGACGTGCCTTCATCACTGAAAGGCCGCCGCGTCATGGCTCTGGATATGGGTTCGCTGCTGGCTGGCGCCAAGTTTCGTGGCGAGTTTGAGGAACGCTTGAAGGCGGTTATGGATGAGGTACGCTCTTCGGCGGGTGAAATAGTCCTGTTTATTGATGAGATACATACTCTGGTGGGGGCGGGTGCCGCAGAAGGCGCCATTGATGCTTCCAATATGCTCAAGCCAGCGCTGGCCCGCGGCGAGCTTCAGGTCATCGGCGCCACCACTTCTGACGATTACCGCAAGTATATTGAAAAAGACAAAGCTCTGGAGCGCAGATTGCAGCCGGTGTTCGTTGATGAACCCAATATCGAGGATGCTATTGAGATACTAAAGGGTTTGCGGCCCCGCTACGAGGCGCATCATAAGATCAAGATATCCGATGCGGCGGTTGAAGCTGCGGTGCGGCTGTCACAACGCTATATATCGGACAGGCATCTGCCGGACAAGGCAATCGACCTTATCGACGAAGCAGCCTCAAAGTTGAGATTGGATTCTGAAAGTACCCCACCTGAAATACGGGAGCAGGAAAAGCACCTGCAGCAGATGGAAGCGGAGGAGGAAGCGGCTTCCCAGCGCAATGATTACGCCAAAGCGGCGGAACTGAAAAGCGAACGCCTGCGCCTGGAAGAAGAGCATAAGACTGCCCGTGATGCCTGGATAGCCGAGGAGAAGATCTCCGGAGAAGTTACCGAAGAAAACATTGCTCAACTCATCGCTAATTGGACCGGTATTCCGGTCAGCCAGATGCTGGAGGCTGAAGCCCAGAAACTGGTGAACATGGAAGACCGGATACATGAACGCTTCGTTGACCAGGACGAGGCGGTTATCGCCGTTGCTGAGGCGATACGACGCAGCCGCGCCGGGCTTAAAGACCCGCGCCGGCCTATCGGTAGTTTCCTTTTTCTGGGACCCACCGGTGTCGGCAAAACAGAACTGGCCCGATCGCTGGCGTGGTTCCTTTTTGGAGACGAGACGGCGATGGTGCGTATTGACATGTCGGAATACCAGGAACGGCACACCATGTCGCGCATGATCGGAGCGCCTCCCGGTTATATCGGCTTTGAGGAAGGCGGACAGCTTACCGAGGCCGTCAGGAAAAGGCCATACCGGGTTATCCTGCTTGACGAGGTGGAGAAAGCCCACCCGGAAGTGTTCAATGTGCTGCTGCAACTTTTGGATGACGGGCGGCTGACCGACGGTCACGGCCGCACCGTTGACTTCAAAAATACCGTAGTCATCATGACCAGTAATGCCGGGGTTGAGACTATAAGGCGGGAATCGCGGCTGGGATTTGTCACCGGTGCCGGTGATAATCGTGAGGGTTACGAGAAAATGCGTGATAAAGTCATGGCCGAAGTGCGAAAAGCCTTCCGTCCGGAGTTCATCAACCGCATTGATGAGATCATCGTTTTTCACGAACTGGGTGAAGAACAGTTGCGCCATATCGTCGACCTCATGGCTAAAGATGTTGAAGAACGTCTGGCCGATATGGCAATTGGACTTCAAATCACTGAAGCCGCCAAAGGCTGGCTGGCTAAGATGGGATACGATCCGGTTTACGGCGCTAGGCCGCTGCGCCGCGCTATTGAAAAATACGTTGAGAATCCGCTGGCAACCCGTATCCTCAAAGGTGATTTCAAAGAGGGATCGACTATCGTCGTTGATCTAGCGGGTGAGGAACTGATCTTCAAGGCGGGCACTGTAGCTGGTGTTGAAAAAAGTCCTCCTAAGAAACAGAAGAGGGCCAGGAAAAAAGCGGAATAG
- a CDS encoding hydrogenase-4 component B/ formate hydrogenlyase subunit 3, with the protein MIQTLFLGGAGLILTAALLPFIGGTAFGGRRRKVALGVVVACCLAWLLAAALILLGDTDLSWDLYRLTPQLVISIHLDRLAAFFILIISLVTACVAVYSLTYIEHRGSEREQDFFIAAMAVFILSMVMVVAASNFFAFIFFWEIMSLSSLFLVLYERDKPESKKAGIYYLVMTQFSTLFLLLGALLLHSYTGSFEITTAAGLSLPAAGIIFVAFFIGFGTKAGVIPFHKWLPFAHAAAPSNISALMSGVMLKVAIYGLVRLLVDVLSPELWWGTLLLIFGTVSAVLGVIYALKEHDLKKLLAYSSIENIGVIVTGLGLYVIFDHYSLMALADLAIFGALFHTLNHAVFKSLLFMAAGSVIKSTGQRNIEAMGGLVKKMPLTAGIFLIGAAAISALPPLNGFASEVMLFQAYLGSYELPSPLTTVLLFTALAGLALTSAMVAACFVKAFGTVFLALPRSAEASCAREVSRDMLVGPGILAGICVFLGIFSYQIFKFAGIDLAIPDLFPVSIITLAVFILAVIAVRRTGASVRIGETWNCGIPSQTSKMEYTGSGFSEPIITIFSPIFRTKKALSRIFADKDKSIITGGTGEIHTLQFFEEKIYLPIARLIQRIAAWVSRLHNADMDAFVLYSFVVIVIILIAAGQWL; encoded by the coding sequence GTGATACAAACGCTTTTCCTCGGCGGTGCGGGATTAATCCTGACAGCCGCCTTACTGCCTTTTATAGGCGGTACTGCGTTTGGAGGCAGGCGGAGAAAAGTAGCTCTTGGGGTAGTGGTGGCTTGTTGCCTGGCCTGGTTATTGGCCGCTGCCCTGATTCTCCTTGGTGACACCGATTTGTCCTGGGATCTCTATCGTCTGACACCGCAACTGGTCATCTCAATCCACCTTGACAGGCTTGCCGCTTTCTTTATCCTGATCATCAGTCTGGTAACCGCCTGTGTTGCCGTTTATTCGTTAACCTATATTGAACACAGGGGCAGCGAAAGAGAACAGGATTTCTTTATAGCGGCGATGGCCGTCTTTATCCTTTCCATGGTTATGGTGGTGGCTGCATCAAATTTCTTCGCCTTTATTTTCTTCTGGGAAATTATGTCTCTGAGTTCACTGTTCCTGGTGCTTTACGAGCGCGATAAGCCGGAAAGCAAAAAAGCAGGTATTTACTATCTGGTGATGACCCAGTTCAGTACGCTGTTTTTATTGCTGGGAGCGTTGTTGCTTCACTCCTATACCGGCAGTTTTGAGATAACCACCGCTGCTGGTCTTTCATTGCCCGCGGCAGGTATTATTTTCGTTGCTTTCTTCATCGGTTTCGGTACTAAGGCAGGCGTCATTCCGTTTCACAAATGGTTGCCATTCGCTCATGCAGCCGCGCCATCCAATATCTCGGCGCTGATGTCCGGAGTCATGTTAAAAGTAGCCATTTACGGCCTGGTGCGCCTTCTTGTCGATGTTCTATCACCCGAATTATGGTGGGGAACCCTGCTTCTGATATTCGGCACTGTCTCGGCGGTGCTCGGGGTTATCTACGCCTTGAAAGAGCATGATCTTAAGAAACTGCTGGCCTATTCTTCCATTGAGAATATTGGAGTTATTGTCACCGGGTTGGGACTTTATGTCATTTTCGACCACTACAGCCTGATGGCGTTGGCTGACCTGGCGATTTTTGGGGCTCTTTTTCATACCCTGAATCACGCAGTGTTCAAAAGCCTGCTTTTTATGGCGGCAGGCTCAGTCATAAAAAGCACCGGCCAACGTAATATTGAGGCCATGGGCGGATTGGTGAAAAAGATGCCGCTGACGGCAGGGATTTTTCTGATTGGAGCTGCTGCCATTTCAGCCCTGCCGCCTCTGAACGGATTCGCCTCTGAAGTGATGCTTTTTCAGGCATATTTGGGGTCTTATGAGTTACCCAGCCCCCTAACTACCGTGCTGCTTTTTACCGCTCTGGCAGGACTGGCTCTGACCAGTGCCATGGTTGCCGCCTGTTTCGTTAAGGCCTTCGGCACCGTCTTTTTGGCTCTGCCTCGTTCTGCTGAGGCATCCTGCGCCAGAGAGGTTTCTCGGGATATGCTTGTTGGCCCGGGTATTTTGGCGGGTATTTGTGTTTTTCTAGGTATTTTCAGTTATCAGATTTTCAAATTTGCCGGTATCGATCTTGCTATACCTGATCTTTTTCCGGTGAGCATTATTACCCTGGCCGTTTTCATCCTGGCGGTCATCGCCGTCCGCCGCACAGGCGCCTCGGTCCGCATCGGTGAAACATGGAATTGCGGTATTCCCTCTCAGACAAGCAAAATGGAGTACACCGGTTCAGGTTTTTCTGAGCCAATCATCACTATCTTCAGCCCGATTTTCCGTACTAAAAAAGCTTTGAGCCGTATCTTTGCTGATAAAGATAAATCGATCATCACCGGCGGTACCGGCGAGATTCACACCCTGCAGTTTTTTGAAGAGAAGATATATCTGCCGATTGCCCGGCTGATTCAACGTATTGCCGCCTGGGTCTCAAGACTCCATAATGCCGATATGGATGCCTTTGTGCTTTACTCGTTCGTGGTTATCGTCATTATCTTGATTGCGGCTGGACAATGGCTATGA
- the hspR gene encoding HspR transcriptional repressor (HspR transcriptional repressor of DnaK operon): MNEEKHRPRYVIHIAAELVGVKTHTLRYYERSGLVKPQRSPGNIRLYSEDDLETLRRVRNLMDDLGVNMAGVEVINNMLEKMTEMAREVDRLHAELRRLQQE; this comes from the coding sequence ATGAATGAAGAAAAACACCGTCCGCGCTACGTCATCCACATTGCTGCCGAATTGGTTGGCGTTAAGACCCACACTCTACGCTATTACGAGCGTTCCGGCCTGGTCAAACCTCAGCGTTCTCCGGGTAATATCCGCCTTTATTCGGAAGATGATCTTGAGACGTTAAGGCGGGTCAGGAATTTAATGGACGATCTCGGTGTTAACATGGCTGGAGTGGAAGTGATTAACAATATGCTGGAGAAAATGACTGAAATGGCAAGAGAGGTCGACAGACTGCATGCCGAACTACGCCGCCTTCAGCAGGAATAA
- a CDS encoding hydrogenase-4 component E has product MNELFMTDDLIKILLVLVLGTAALIITQRSLTSLFSIYAIQSAILAAVALSLFITEGTTSLLFMAIITILSKVVIIPLFLRRLLAVMPIKRDLEFRYLTPISSIILSTVLFFVVYQAFSPLSVALEASPLFILGAVIGVSLALMGMMVIMSRKKVITKIIGYLSMENGVLLFSLFIAEMPFIIEVLIVVDLLMIIVLSAVLAFGIDSSVEEFHKRLNQLGLDSED; this is encoded by the coding sequence ATGAATGAGCTTTTTATGACCGATGATCTGATTAAAATATTACTGGTTTTGGTGCTGGGCACGGCGGCACTGATCATCACTCAGCGGTCACTGACATCACTTTTTTCAATATATGCTATTCAATCGGCCATTTTGGCGGCAGTAGCTTTATCGCTGTTCATCACTGAGGGCACGACCAGCCTGCTGTTTATGGCAATCATAACCATCCTGTCAAAGGTGGTAATTATTCCGCTCTTTTTGCGAAGGTTACTGGCCGTCATGCCGATCAAGCGGGATCTTGAATTCCGCTATTTAACACCGATCAGTTCCATCATCCTTTCAACAGTACTGTTTTTTGTGGTTTATCAGGCCTTTAGCCCTTTGTCCGTGGCACTTGAGGCTAGCCCGCTGTTTATTCTGGGCGCTGTCATCGGGGTGTCGTTAGCCCTCATGGGCATGATGGTCATTATGAGCCGCAAGAAAGTTATCACCAAAATCATCGGCTATCTTTCAATGGAAAACGGGGTACTCCTGTTCAGCCTATTCATCGCCGAGATGCCCTTTATCATTGAGGTTCTGATAGTGGTAGATCTGTTAATGATCATCGTTCTCTCAGCGGTGCTGGCTTTTGGTATAGATTCGTCGGTGGAGGAATTCCATAAACGGCTTAATCAGCTGGGGTTGGACTCTGAAGATTAA
- a CDS encoding formate hydrogenlyase subunit 4 produces MTLNYLLYITLNTLFILVVSPLILGLIKKIKALAQGRLGPPLLQTYYNIFKLFKKEIVYSQNASFIMSIAPYLNIGFLVAAAVMVPVVFIPATDGSGNIILFLYLMVSAKFFMALAGLDAASTFGGMGASREMSLSAIIEPVTITSVAALAFVLKTTDIPEMFATTLQSSLAQYPTLILIAFSLFIVIIMETSRIPVDSPETHLELTMIHEAMILEQTGPKLALMELSYGLKQTILMALLINIIFPYGLADEASLYGISLSILSFTLKALVLAVVIGIFESMLAKIRLFRLPSFFMLALFFSFVTIVFELLA; encoded by the coding sequence ATGACGCTGAACTACCTTCTGTATATTACGCTTAACACTCTTTTCATCCTGGTTGTTTCCCCATTGATACTGGGTTTGATTAAGAAGATCAAAGCCCTGGCGCAGGGACGGCTCGGCCCGCCGCTGCTACAGACTTATTACAATATTTTTAAGTTATTTAAGAAGGAAATCGTTTACTCCCAGAACGCCTCGTTCATCATGAGCATCGCCCCGTATCTTAACATCGGCTTCTTGGTGGCGGCTGCGGTCATGGTGCCGGTGGTTTTCATCCCGGCAACCGATGGTTCGGGTAATATCATCCTTTTCCTCTACCTTATGGTATCAGCCAAGTTCTTTATGGCGCTGGCTGGTCTGGATGCTGCTTCTACATTCGGCGGTATGGGGGCATCCCGGGAAATGAGTCTTTCAGCTATTATTGAACCGGTTACCATAACATCTGTGGCTGCCCTGGCCTTTGTCTTGAAGACGACTGATATCCCGGAGATGTTTGCTACTACCCTCCAAAGTTCGCTGGCGCAGTATCCAACACTCATTCTAATCGCTTTTTCACTCTTTATTGTCATTATTATGGAGACGTCGCGCATCCCGGTAGACAGTCCTGAAACCCATCTTGAACTCACCATGATTCATGAGGCGATGATTTTGGAACAAACAGGACCGAAGCTGGCGCTGATGGAATTATCATATGGCCTGAAACAAACGATACTTATGGCGCTACTTATCAACATCATCTTTCCCTATGGCCTGGCCGACGAGGCGAGTTTATATGGAATCAGCCTTTCTATTCTAAGCTTCACCTTGAAGGCATTGGTATTAGCGGTGGTCATCGGTATTTTTGAATCAATGCTGGCCAAGATCCGCCTGTTCAGACTGCCAAGTTTCTTTATGCTGGCTTTATTTTTTTCCTTTGTGACTATTGTTTTTGAGCTTTTGGCATGA
- the cbpA gene encoding DnaJ-class molecular chaperone CbpA has product MAAKDYYAILGVSRGVAQEDIKKAFRKLARKYHPDVNPGDKAAEAKFKEINEANEVLSDKEKRAKYDKYGDNWQHAEAFEKAGGGQYQQQPSGNPFGGGFEYQQAGGGFGSEDLGGIFDQILRGGGRRRPHRGQDVDYETDISLEEAWHGTSRTLAMQGIKPEKLEVKIPPGVTTGSRVRLAGKGGEGSGGGPKGDLYLVVKVLPHARYERKSDDLYITIDVPLTAAVLGGEVAVPTIKGTKLALKIPPETQNGRTFKLTGQGMPHLGKTGYGDLIARVNVLLPKNLTEKEKALFTDLAALRPEA; this is encoded by the coding sequence ATGGCCGCTAAAGACTATTACGCAATTCTGGGTGTAAGTCGGGGTGTTGCCCAGGAAGATATCAAAAAGGCTTTTCGTAAACTGGCGCGTAAATATCACCCGGATGTTAATCCCGGTGATAAAGCGGCGGAGGCCAAGTTCAAAGAGATCAATGAGGCCAATGAGGTTCTGTCAGACAAAGAAAAACGGGCCAAGTATGATAAATACGGCGACAACTGGCAGCACGCGGAAGCTTTTGAAAAGGCTGGCGGTGGCCAGTATCAGCAGCAGCCTTCCGGCAATCCCTTTGGCGGCGGATTTGAATATCAACAGGCTGGCGGCGGCTTTGGCAGTGAGGATTTGGGCGGCATTTTTGACCAGATACTCCGTGGCGGCGGAAGGCGGCGGCCGCACCGGGGGCAGGATGTTGATTATGAAACAGATATCAGCCTGGAGGAAGCGTGGCATGGAACCAGTCGCACTCTGGCCATGCAGGGCATCAAACCTGAAAAATTAGAGGTAAAGATCCCGCCTGGGGTAACCACCGGTTCCCGGGTGCGTCTGGCTGGTAAAGGCGGTGAAGGAAGTGGCGGCGGTCCCAAAGGTGACCTGTATCTAGTGGTTAAAGTTTTACCTCATGCCCGTTATGAACGCAAAAGTGATGATCTTTATATCACTATTGACGTACCGTTGACGGCGGCGGTGCTGGGCGGTGAGGTGGCTGTGCCTACCATCAAAGGCACCAAACTGGCGCTTAAAATTCCGCCGGAGACTCAGAATGGCCGCACCTTCAAACTCACCGGGCAGGGTATGCCCCATCTGGGTAAAACCGGCTATGGCGATCTTATTGCCCGGGTGAACGTACTGCTGCCGAAGAACCTGACAGAAAAAGAAAAAGCCCTTTTTACCGATCTTGCCGCCTTGCGGCCTGAGGCGTAA
- a CDS encoding phosphoribosylformylglycinamidine cyclo-ligase — protein sequence MAPLCARCYHCGITRKENSIKQDAYSAAGVSIDTAAAAKEQIKRLAQATFRPEVLGGPGFFGGMFELPSGYVKPVLVSSCDGVGTKLKIASVMGRHNTVGMDIVNHSIDDILTCGAAPLFFLDYIAMGKLDVTLVTDIVKGLSTACQEVGCALIGGETAEMPGLYHGKDYDLAGFIIGIVEKDQIVNGLSIKPGDAVLGLPSSGLHTNGYSLARKVLGESLEDLSRVYAGFDRPIGEVLLEPHVAYFKTLQPVLQHVKGLAHITGGGFTDNIPRTLPPGTAVRIKTGSWQVLPIFDLIQKIGKIEQAEMYRVFNMGIGMTVFADPAKVSQLLQAMPEAKVIGEVIADTDDSRVVIV from the coding sequence ATTGCGCCTCTTTGCGCCAGATGTTATCATTGCGGCATCACCCGCAAGGAGAATTCCATCAAACAAGATGCATATTCCGCCGCCGGCGTCAGTATTGATACGGCTGCTGCCGCCAAAGAGCAGATCAAACGGCTGGCACAGGCCACTTTCCGCCCTGAAGTACTGGGAGGGCCGGGCTTCTTCGGCGGCATGTTCGAACTTCCCTCCGGTTATGTTAAACCGGTGCTGGTCTCAAGTTGCGACGGTGTCGGCACCAAGCTTAAAATCGCCAGTGTAATGGGCCGGCATAACACCGTTGGCATGGACATTGTTAACCATAGCATTGACGACATTCTCACTTGCGGTGCGGCGCCTCTTTTCTTCCTGGACTATATTGCCATGGGCAAACTGGACGTAACTCTGGTAACCGATATTGTCAAAGGGCTGTCCACGGCGTGTCAAGAGGTCGGTTGCGCCCTTATCGGCGGCGAGACAGCTGAAATGCCAGGTCTATATCACGGCAAAGATTACGACCTGGCGGGTTTTATTATCGGTATTGTTGAAAAAGACCAGATTGTCAACGGGTTATCCATCAAACCCGGGGACGCGGTGCTGGGATTGCCCTCCTCCGGCCTGCATACCAACGGCTACTCCCTGGCGCGTAAAGTCCTGGGCGAAAGCCTTGAAGACTTGTCCAGAGTCTATGCCGGATTTGACCGCCCCATCGGTGAAGTGTTGCTTGAACCCCATGTCGCATATTTCAAAACACTCCAGCCCGTGCTGCAACATGTCAAAGGGCTGGCTCATATCACCGGCGGCGGCTTCACCGACAATATCCCCCGCACCCTGCCGCCCGGCACCGCAGTACGGATCAAAACCGGCTCCTGGCAGGTGCTGCCGATCTTTGACCTCATCCAGAAAATAGGAAAAATTGAACAGGCAGAGATGTACCGAGTTTTCAACATGGGCATAGGTATGACAGTGTTCGCCGACCCTGCAAAAGTGTCCCAACTGCTCCAAGCGATGCCTGAGGCAAAGGTCATCGGCGAGGTGATAGCGGATACTGATGACAGCAGAGTTGTCATTGTCTAA